A genome region from Penicillium psychrofluorescens genome assembly, chromosome: 3 includes the following:
- a CDS encoding uncharacterized protein (ID:PFLUO_005654-T1.cds;~source:funannotate) yields MGFLQRLCKAINNLISSTETSITSNSHTPNDENAQEIQKGKFIFPAESDLHEATILGFPSRCSLPPDQYDAVCGELIQLAAAIAEFEPVRLYTRPEDMELAGALVKATVNRISQVTLIPCPINHCWVRDTGPVYVRDATGEFRKRRFAINFRFNEWGGKKPEDEGVAWGQQWPLMDDKTLQENTDFARFVICHDRNPTLVTRIDAPIRAEGGGLVVDGDGTLLITESSIVCNIRNPGTTKSDIEEELKRLLGIEKVVWFPGRPNVDITDVHMDAEARFIRPGVIVYSKPYDMAPDLWKELSTEIREILGRETDAKGRSFEIHTIEEPDPRGLVKSADDELAASYVNFYFVNGGLIIPKFGDKQRDQKALEILQALVPERVVKQVYTNAIPLTGGVLHCVTQQVPVLED; encoded by the coding sequence ATGGGATTCCTCCAAAGGCTCTGCAAGGCCATTAATAATCTCATATCCTCTACGGAGACCTCAATTACCTCGAATTCGCATACACCAAATGACGAAAATGCACAAGAGATCCAAAAAGGGAAGTTTATCTTCCCGGCTGAAAGCGATCTTCACGAAGCCACTATTCTCGGGTTCCCGTCCCGGTGTTCTTTGCCTCCAGACCAGTACGATGCAGTATGTGGCGAGCTAATTCAGCTGGCCGCAGCAATAGCAGAGTTTGAACCCGTTCGCCTGTATACCCGTCCAGAGGACATGGAGCTAGCTGGGGCCCTGGTCAAGGCAACTGTCAACAGGATTTCCCAAGTCACGCTCATCCCATGCCCAATCAACCACTGCTGGGTGCGTGACACCGGCCCTGTATATGTGCGTGATGCAACAGGGGAATTTCGAAAGCGCCGTTTTGCCATCAACTTTCGATTCAACGAGTGGGGCGGCAAGAAGCCGGAGGATGAGGGAGTGGCTTGGGGCCAACAGTGGCCGCTTATGGATGACAAGACACTTCAAGAAAATACGGATTTCGCGCGTTTCGTAATTTGCCACGACCGCAATCCAACGCTGGTCACACGCATTGATGCCCCAATCCGTGCTGAAGGCGGCGGTTTGGTGGTAGATGGCGATGGAACCCTATTGATCACGGAGAGTAGCATTGTCTGCAACATCCGCAATCCAGGAACTACTAAAAGCGAtattgaggaggagctgaagcGGTTGCTCGGTATCGAAAAAGTGGTCTGGTTCCCAGGGCGGCCCAACGTGGACATCACAGATGTGCACATGGACGCCGAGGCGCGTTTCATACGTCCCGGTGTAATTGTCTACTCGAAACCCTACGACATGGCCCCTGATCTTTGGAAAGAATTGTCAACTGAGATCCGCGAGATCCTGGGCCGCGAGACCGACGCGAAAGGGCGCAGTTTTGAAATACATACCATTGAAGAGCCAGATCCTCGTGGTTTGGTCAAATCTGCCGACGATGAGTTGGCCGCTAGCTACGTCAACTTCTACTTTGTGAATGGCGGCCTGATCATTCCCAAGTTTGGTGACAAACAGAGGGACCAAAAGGCTCTGGAGATACTGCAGGCTCTGGTCCCTGAACGCGTCGTCAAGCAGGTCTACACCAATGCTATTCCTCTTACCGGCGGAGTGCTGCACTGCGTCACGCAGCAGGTTCCTGTTCTGGAAGATTGA
- a CDS encoding uncharacterized protein (ID:PFLUO_005653-T1.cds;~source:funannotate), which translates to YLSDRLGARVLTFTSFILLAPSLICLRLVEDNTIQHKEILCAILVLVGMCLDLSEPALLVEIQRVLDYMEEVRPGIFGEKGAVAQGFSLVNMAHFGGLALGPMLGGFIDHRYGWKSMTLALGILCAVTAVPMLWLDGGSVDEELAREDLEREPLLE; encoded by the coding sequence GCTACCTAAGTGATCGACTCGGAGCCCGAGTTCTTACGTTTACAAGTTTCATCCTGCTAGCTCCTTCTCTCATCTGCCTGCGGCTGGTCGAGGACAATACCATCCAACATAAAGAAATTCTCTGCGCGATactcgtcctcgtcggcatGTGTCTTGATCTCAGTGAGCCAGCCCTCTTGGTTGAAATCCAGCGTGTACTAGATTACATGGAAGAGGTACGCCCGGGTATTTTTGGTGAAAAGGGTGCCGTTGCCCAGGGCTTTAGCCTTGTAAACATGGCGCATTTTGGCGGACTAGCACTTGGACCTATGTTAGGAGGTTTTATTGACCACCGCTACGGATGGAAATCCATGACTCTTGCTCTAGGGATCCTATGTGCGGTGACTGCAGTACCAATGCTCTGGCTTGATGGAGGGTCAGTTGACGAGGAGTTGGCGCGTGAAGACTTGGAGAGAGAGCCACTGTTGGAGTAG